In one Spirochaetota bacterium genomic region, the following are encoded:
- the rpmB gene encoding 50S ribosomal protein L28 yields MAKCEVCGKAVLFGHNVSHSNKKTAKVWHPNVQKIRVVEGNKVVRKNVCTRCIRSGAIRKAI; encoded by the coding sequence ATGGCTAAATGTGAAGTATGCGGAAAGGCTGTGTTATTTGGTCATAATGTAAGCCATTCCAATAAAAAGACTGCAAAAGTGTGGCATCCTAATGTTCAGAAGATACGAGTAGTTGAAGGCAATAAAGTGGTACGCAAAAACGTTTGCACCCGATGCATCCGTTCAGGTGCTATACGAAAAGCAATCTAA